The Neofelis nebulosa isolate mNeoNeb1 chromosome 16, mNeoNeb1.pri, whole genome shotgun sequence genome includes a window with the following:
- the LOC131498472 gene encoding keratin-associated protein 4-4-like yields MVNSCCGSVCSDQGCGQETCCRPSCCQTTCCRTTCCRPSCCGSSCCQPCCRPTCCQTTCCRTTCCRPSCCGSSCCRPSCCISSCCRPCCGGSSCCGSSCCQPCCRPICCRTTCCRTTCCRPTCCVSSCCRPCCGGSSCCGSNCCGSSCCQPCCRPTCCQTTCCRTTCCRPTCCVSSCCRPSCC; encoded by the coding sequence ATGGTCAACTCCTGTTGTGGCTCCGTCTGCTCTGACCAGGGCTGTGGCCAGGAGACTTGTTGCCGCCCCAGCTGCTGCCAGACCACCTGCTGCAGGACCACCTGCTGTCGCCccagctgctgtggctccagctgctgccagccttgctgccgCCCCACCTGCTGCCAGACCACCTGCTGCAGGACCACTTGCTGCCGCCCCAGCTGCTGTGGTTCCAGCTGCTGCCGCCCCAGCTGCTGCATCTCTAGCTGCTGCCGGCCCTGCTGTGGGGGTTccagctgctgtggctccagctgctgccagccttgctgccgCCCCATCTGCTGCAGGACCACCTGCtgcaggaccacctgctgccgCCCCACCTGCTGTGTGTCCAGCTGCTGCCGCCCCTGCTGTGGGGGTTCCAGCTGCTGTGGCTCTAattgctgtggctccagctgctgccagccttgctgccgccccacctgctgccagaccacctgctgccggaccacctgctgccgccCCACCTGCTGTGTGTCCAGCTGCTGCCGCCCCAGCTGTTGCTAG